One window from the genome of Oncorhynchus gorbuscha isolate QuinsamMale2020 ecotype Even-year linkage group LG14, OgorEven_v1.0, whole genome shotgun sequence encodes:
- the LOC123994924 gene encoding CASP8-associated protein 2-like isoform X1, with the protein MEGDLMDEVYGDLSQDHHNTTPAFNEDSVDIYFGLESPKMNSNAERNYTLLSPQNLKYMDLYEEIITEEQQDRESSYNELRTRFNAAQSQVDELMRRLQQTETQNTTLNTENSRLKKNICALIKTAKMEVVRKDEEINRLSQSFRPRRGPVVHHQSQMNCLRNPIPNRLNPTGPSQLSQPQVPNRLNPTGPSQLSQPQVPNRLNPTGPSQLSQPQVPTRLNPTGPSQPSQPQVPNRLNPTGQSQPSQPQVPTRLNPTGPSQLSQPLVPTRQNITGQPPPSQPPGPRQDCVVKDLSQLLCKDRDVVHPLLPPTPSDATVFRPPLPDTTVVRPPLLDATVLRPPLPVTSKTAKGDSEAPVKRTVGSSSQDCVNRHPTRELDPSDEPKQTKHREGGGGNPRLSDSNEQRKYNSKSSRCPRLSDVEVRRRSERAKNPTSDILHCTASSDRTSEGLSKDCAAYQSKGSSRHYQELRRDKGDGNRHSRGTKDISSNRKHACESFNRKGGTSPPRDRQRKEERRREDEVRKEKNTSKKSGERKSTCTERRRTKESGRCSKDKTMDDSKVGGQRTGEKSEFLPSEAKVAAKSSVEETGPNRKLSFMETLNLTLSPVKKPRQRAETKEREGTPPEEVSEDQSAEDSGQPDLDKLLILDEINSSVVETDEVFEDPVVQPTSEIPMPSEPGSIDLRHTDKEPCQDANKGLTEATVAKKQPKCQLEVEDTIVQGVSEGKPELPEATVDQRTEPTTPEPLREVCVSAPDCAIVLRTPLKSRPEECASANKSSESEDFTAAAVTALTVAGNCGNNSNTDTGLSSNGFTPDHSKENVVLITDNRVCKPNGKTPSALVCESQAVETVTHVPPAAVCVGHPAVEGVSGKEPSESLQLPLPASVISTSSLDVTAEVQDISKHGVSSTISMEVIPEICIPSEIVEDATEIPLECEKERTVVEQGSPLSGFEVSKVSSTTGEVAPSAQHNSGLSQTPKKSLDSEPSHTENEDMNVEPSSSIPLAHDENSMMLTLGSLKGIPDAISPLTSPVRPMRKSHQPPCHSKPAYVKSLRKEFTSAAGDPNSKKLDVNMENKNPGRSIASATQQAVDRASVRSSSPEDELEEGEILSEGEETPSSPAKTVRPTSPVKSQQIPKSSPRLSKKSLEEKGNSKLLSKTLISPVRSPMSKSRYKTVQPPLPKAALCTVEEVMAMFVKIRYACRKKYMKLRSTFSKERFCGVMDMSLDSFTDFVDSVSFTKLCSQEDDLKVKLKNNIMSVLSKLSNNGIVNRIFDQEPLNMKSKLWEFVNVQLDFLFKEIQTALRSVCKSSNGNQSAGAEKRDLSLSKQPVKSPKQPVKSPKQPVKSPKQPVKSPKQPVKSPKQPVMSSVSTASKLKRPQGAVQKTNCVSRTSASKRPQEELTDCVEPNIKRNRAQTLPPCKTGLGRGKNIKMSFEEDKESEPQTSDHPLMQPPLQHGLEILSSNSPSSAEKTAAYVRRLSQNGSLHDKSDFEILTEQQASNLTFNLVTDSQMGEIFKCLLQGSDLLETNVSAGDNHGWPLGTPRKGERFRGVTTPSKVCTTTKVGSPSKVIATWSSISPCKFSSPNSKVQIPLNPALLDESCMLEVPSSLPEDKMTLQSSVFSQRSYSILAEDLAVSLTIPSPLKSDNHLSFLHPASVEPMAAPDSVISAHFSEDALMDGEDATEQDIHLALDTDNSSGASSGGGRTREAPVNPLFHFKPHLPMQAVVMEKSNDHFIVRIRHANTSPDINSNNSGVNFTNLGINCTNPGINFSNLGNNSTSLVVNPTCRGIKSTSQGVNSSSPGSVNSTYPGNNSTNKDTNSSYPCVNSTSPQVNCTNPVIYPIRADINPRAVSGPQTPPGEEQHGKDQGKTPSKTHFSEASPPFYLSTGTETASALSSPCLTIIEDTPERDHSKGKTGKKRTRHHVEMKAKRPKKDVIPEKIKHKNKSSKRAKGKETRSSKSERSKVTTPPQSTPSPNSLSAKNIIIRKGAVVVTWTRDEDRDILLALKMKGASPDTFSSLSEKMNKTPAQIAERFSQLMKLFKKKKMMSQGQGSNFPFDE; encoded by the exons ATGGAGGGGGATTTGATGGATGAAGTGTATGGTGACCTCAGCCAAGACCACCATA ATACCACACCAGCTTTCAATGAAGACTCTGTGGATATTTATTTTGGTTTAGAAAGTCCAAAGATGAATTCGAACGCAG AAAGGAATTACACACTCCTCTCACCACAGAATCTGAAATATATGGATTTGTATGAAGAAATCATAACAGAAGAACAGCAGGATAGAGAGTCTTCCTACAATGAG TTGAGGACCAGATTCAATGCAGCACAAAGCCAAGTTGATGAGTTAATGAGAAGGTTGCAGCAGACTGAAACACAG AATACAACGCTGAACACCGAGAACAGCCGCCTGAAGAAGAACATCTGTGCGCTCATCAAGACCGCTAAAATGGAGGTTGTGCGGAAGGACGAGGAGATAAATAGGTTGAGCCAAAG TTTCAGGCCAAGGAGGGGTCCTGTAGTTCACCATCAATCTCAGATGAACTGCCTGAGAAATCCAATTCCAAACCGACTGAATCCTACGGGGCCGTCTCAACTTAGCCAACCACAAGTTCCAAACCGACTGAATCCTACGGGGCCGTCTCAACTTAGCCAACCACAAGTTCCAAACCGACTGAATCCTACGGGGCCGTCTCAACTTAGCCAACCACAAGTTCCAACCCGACTGAATCCTACGGGGCCGTCTCAACCTAGCCAACCACAAGTTCCAAACCGACTGAATCCTACAGGGCAGTCACAACCTAGCCAACCACAAGTTCCAACCCGACTGAATCCTACTGGGCCGTCTCAACTTAGCCAACCACTTGTTCCAACTAGACAGAATATTACAGGGCAGCCTCCACCAAGTCAACCCCCGGGtcctagacaggattgtgttgtaAAGGATCTTAGCCAGCTACTCTGTAAAGACAGAGATGTGGtccacccccttctccctccaaccccctcTGATGCAACAGTTTTCCGACCACCTCTTCCTGATACAACAGTTGTCAGACCACCTCTTCTTGATGCAACAGTTCTCAGACCACCTCTTCCTGTCACTTCAAAGACCGCTAAAGGAGATTCAGAAGCTCCAGTGAAACGCACTGTTGGTAGTTCCAGCCAGGACTGTGTGAATAGACACCCTACACGTGAACTTGACCCGTCAGACGAGCCGAAACAAACCAAGCACAGAGAAGGCGGAGGTGGAAATCCGAGGCTGTCCGACTCAAATGAGCAGCGAAAATATAACTCCAAGTCAAGCAGATGCCCTCGTCTCTCAGATGTTGAGGTACGCAGGAGATCAGAGCGGGCCAAAAATCCAACCTCTGACATTTTGCATTGCACTGCTTCCTCTGACCGCACTTCCGAAGGATTGTCTAAAGATTGTGCAGCCTATCAATCAAAAGGTTCTAGTCGGCATTATCAGGAGCTCAGGCGTGATAAGGGTGATGGTAATAGGCATAGTAGAGGTACTAAAGACATTTCCTCTAACAGAAAGCATGCCTGTGAATCTTTTAATCGCAAGGGAGGGACAAGTCCTCCAAGGGACCGtcaaaggaaagaggagagaagaagagaggatgaggtcAGAAAAGAAAAGAATACATCAAAAAAATCAGGAGAAAGAAAAAGCACTtgtacagagagaagaagaacaaAGGAAAGTGGCCGATGCAGTAAGGACAAGACAATGGACGACAGTAAAGTCGGGGGGCAAAGGACTGGTGAGAAGTCTGAATTTCTTCCATCTGAGGCTAAAGTGGCTGCGAAAAGCTCTGTAGAGGAAACTGGTCCAAACAGAAAGTTAAGTTTCATGGAAACTCTGAATCTTACCCTGTCACCAGTTAAAAAACCAAGACAGCGTGCTGAAACCAAGGAACGGGAGGGCACACCACCTGAGGAAGTTTCTGAAGACCAGTCAGCGGAAGACAGTGGACAGCCTGATCTCGACAAGTTACTCATCTTAGACGAAATCAACAGCAGTGTGGTAGAGACCGACGAGGTATTTGAGGACCCAGTGGTACAGCCCACTTCAGAAATCCCAATGCCTTCGGAACCTGGAAGTATTGACCTTAGACATACAGACAAAGAACCTTGTCAGGATGCTAACAAAGGTCTGACTGAGGCCACAGTGGCCAAAAAGCAACCTAAGTGCCAGTTAGAAGTGGAAGACACTATTGTCCAAGGTGTCTCTGAAGGTAAGCCTGAGCTGCCGGAGGCCACAGTGGATCAGAGGACTGaacccaccacaccagaaccTCTCAGGGAGGTTTGTGTTTCAGCTCCAGACTGTGCCATTGTTTTGAGAACTCCACTGAAAAGCAGACCTGAAGAATGTGCCTCTGCGAATAAATCGAGTGAGTCTGAGgattttactgctgctgctgtcactGCTCTTACTGTGGCTGGGAATTGTGGAAACAATTCAAATACTGACACTGGCCTATCGTCTAACGGATTTACCCCTGACCATTCAAAGGAAAATGTAGTTCTTATTACTGACAATCGGGTGTGTAAGCCAAACGGTAAAACTCCCAGTGCTTTGGTCTGTGAAAGTCAAGCTGTTGAAACTGTGACACATGTTCCACCCGCTGCTGTCTGTGTGGGACACCCTGCTGTTGAAGGTGTTTCAGGAAAAGAACCATCGGAATCTCTGCAATTGCCACTGCCTGCCTCTGTTATTTCAACCTCTAGTCTAGACGTGACAGCAGAGGTGCAAGATATTTCCAAGCATGGTGTTTCCAGTACGATTAGCATGGAGGTAATTCCAGAGATCTGCATTCCATCTGAGATCGTTGAAGATGCCACAGAGATACCTCTggagtgtgagaaagagcgaACTGTTGTGGAACAAGGTTCACCGTTGAGCGGTTTTGAAGTGTCTAAGGTGAGCAGCACAACGGGAGAGGTTGCACCATCAGCACAGCACAACAGTGGCTTGTCACAAACGCCAAAAAAGTCCCTTGATTCTGAGCCAAGTCACACAGAGAATGAGGACATGAATGTTGAGCCCTCTAGCTCCATTCCATTGGCCCATGATGAGAACTCGATGATGCTTACACTGGGCAGCCTTAAAGGTATTCCAGATGCCATCAGCCCACTCACAAGCCCAGTCCGTCCAATGAGGAAAAGCCATCAGCCGCCATGTCACAGCAAACCCGCTTACGTCAAGAGTCTTCGCAAAG AGTTTACCAGTGCTGCTGGGGATCCCAATTCAAAGAAGTTAGATGTGAATATGGAGAACAAGAATCCTGGCCGCTCCATTGCAAGTGCTACACAACAAGCTGTGGATCGGGCTTCTGTCCGTTCTTCCAGCCCTGAGGATGAATTGGAAGAGGGTGAAATCCTTAGTGAAGGGGAAGAAACGCCAAGTTCTCCAGCCAAAACGGTTAGGCCCACAAGCCCGGTTAAAAGTCAACAAATTCCCAAGTCATCCCCTAGGCTTTCCAAGAAGTCTCTTGAAGAGAAAGGGAATTCTAAACTCTTAAGTAAAACCTTGATTTCACCAGTTAGAAGCCCCATGTCAAAATCTCGCTATAAAACGGTTCAACCTCCGTTACCCAAAGCTGCCTTGTGTACCGTGGAGGAGGTTATGGCCATGTTTGTAAAGATCCGCTATGCGTGCAGGAAAAAGTACATGAAGCTTCGTTCAACCTTCTCTAAGGAACGCTTCTGCGGTGTTATGGACATGTCCCTTGACTCTTTTACAGACTTTGTTGATAGTGTCAGCTTTACTAAACTATGCAGCCAAGAAGATGACCTCAAAGTGAAATTGAAGAACAACATAATGTCTGTTTTGAGTAAGTTATCAAATAATGGCATTGTCAACCGCATCTTTGACCAGGAACCACTTAATATGAAGTCGAAACTGTGGGAATTTGTGAATGTGCAGTTAGACTTCTTATTCAAGGAAATTCAGACTGCTCTGAGAAGTGTTTGCAAATCCTCAAATGGAAACCAGTCTGCAGGAGCTGAAAAAAGGGACTTGAGTCTCTCCAAGCAGCCAGTGAAGTCCCCCAAGCAGCCAGTGAAGTCCCCCAAGCAGCCAGTGAAGTCCCCCAAGCAGCCAGTGAAGTCCCCCAAGCAGCCAGTGAAGTCCCCCAAGCAGCCAGTGATGTCATCGGTGTCCACAGCCTCTAAACTTAAAAGACCGCAGGGAGCGGTGCAAAAAACGAATTGTGTGTCCAGAACATCTGCAAGTAAAAGACCGCAAGAGGAATTAACAGACTGTGTTGAACCCAACATAAAAAGAAACAGGGCTCAGACTCTCCCCCCTTGCAAAACCGGTCTTGGAAGAGgaaaaaatattaaaatgtcatttgaAGAAGACAAGGAATCAGAGCCTCAAACCTCAGATCATCCTCTTATGCAACCTCCTTTGCAACACGGGTTAGAGATCTTATCATCAAACAGCCCTTCGTCTGCTGAGAAAACGGCTGCCTATGTTCGCCGGCTGTCTCAAAATGGCTCACTCCATGACAAGTCTGACTTCGAAATCCTCACAGAACAGCAAGCCTCCAACCTAACATTCAACCTGGTGACAGACTCCCAGATGGGAGAGATCTTCAAGTGTCTGTTACAAGGGTCTGATCTGCTAGAAACTAATGTCTCAGCTGGGGACAATCACGGCTGGCCTCTTGGTACTCCTCGGAAAGGAGAGCGCTTCCGAGGCGTTACCACCCCAAGCAAAGTTTGTACCACAACCAAAGTTGGTTCTCCCTCTAAAGTCATTGCCACATGGTCTTCTATTTCACCTTGCAAGTTTTCCTCTCCAAATTCAAAAGTCCAAATTCCACTAAATCCAGCTTTGTTGGATGAGAGTTGCATGTTGGAGGTGCCCTCCAGCCTACCAGAAGACAAAATGACATTGCAGTCCAGTGTGTTCTCGCAGAGATCTTATTCCATTTTGGCAGAAGATCTGGCTGTCTCCCTCACAATTCCTTCACCTCTCAAGTCTGACAATCACCTCAGCTTCTTGCACCCAGCCAGCGTGGAGCCCATGGCTGCTCCAGATAGTGTCATCAGTGCACATTTCAGTGAGGATGCTCTTATGGATGGGGAAGATGCTACAGAGCAGGACATTCACCTTGCCCTGGACACAGACAACTCCAGCGGTGCGTCAAGCGGTGGTGGCAGGACTAGGGAGGCTCCTGTTAACCCCCTGTTTCACTTCAAGCCTCACTTGCCCATGCAGGCAGTAGTGATGGAGAAGTCAAATGATCATTTCATTGTGAGGATACGGCATGCAAACACCAGCCCAGACATCAACTCCAACAACTCAGGTGTCAACTTCACCAACCTAGGCATCAACTGCACCAACCCAGGCATCAACTTCTCCAACCTAGGCAACAACTCCACCAGCCTAGTGGTCAACCCCACATGCCGAGGAATTAAATCAACAAGCCAAGGAGTCAACTCTTCAAGCCCAGGAAGTGTAAACTCTACCTACCCAGGAAATAACTCTACCAACAAAGACACAAACTCAAGCTACCCATGTGTCAACTCCACAAGCCCACAAGTCAACTGCACCAACCCAGTTATCTACCCCATACGTGCAGACATCAATCCAAGGGCTGTCTCAGGCCCTCAAACACCACCAGGAGAAGAACAACATGGCAAAGACCAAGGAAAAACTCCTTCGAAAACCCATTTTTCAGAGGCCAGTCCTCCTTTCTACCTTTCCACAGGCACCGAAACAGCATCTGCGCTGTCTTCACCATGCCTCACCATCATAGAAGACACACCGGAGAGGGACCACAGCAAGGGTAAGACGGGGAAAAAGCGGACAAGGCACCACGTCGAAATGAAAGCAAAGCGGCCTAAAAAGGACGTGATCCCTGAGAAGATCAAGCATAAAAATAAGTCCTCAAAAAGGGCCAAAGGAAAGGAGACTAGAAGCTCCAAGAGCGAGAGAAGTAAAGTCACTACTCCACCCCAATCTACCCCATCACCCAACAGCCTGTCTGCCAAGAATATCATCATAAGAAAGGGGGCAGTGGTGGTGACTTGGACAAG GGATGAAGACCGAGATATTCTCCTCGCGCTGAAGATGAAAGGTGCCTCTCCAGATACTTTCTCTTCCCTATCGGAGAAGATGAACAAGACACCCGCTCAG aTCGCAGAGAGATTTTCCCAGCTGATGAAGCTTtttaagaagaagaagatg ATGTCGCAAGGTCAAGGCTCAAATTTCCCATTTGATGAATGA